A region of Moorena producens PAL-8-15-08-1 DNA encodes the following proteins:
- the tyrS gene encoding tyrosine--tRNA ligase: protein MSNFEIPLSNELAWLHRGTSEIFPLQPDSQDPSENLAIRLKQAERPLRIKLGIDPTGADLHVGHSIPVRKLRAFQDAGHTAVLIIGDFTARIGDPTGKSEVRRQLTPAQVKENAETYLSQVRPILDFDTPGRLEIRYNSEWLNQLDLSEIIELLATMTVGQMLAKEGFAERYQKQNPIFLHEFLYPLMQGYDSVAVKADVELGGTDQKFNIALGRDLQRHFGQSPQFGLLLPILIGTDGIQKMSKSLGNYVGLSDDPLTMYSKLEGTPDHLLKQYFELLTDVPLDQLPAQPREQQKQLALTIVTQYHGEAAAKEAQQAALNLVKGSTTGTGDSVPEFSLSSVEFPAKLFYILKESGLCQSSGEGRRQIQGGGVKLDGDRISVVDQTFDSPDQLVGKVLQVGKKKFARLVS from the coding sequence ATGTCAAATTTTGAAATTCCCCTTTCTAACGAGCTAGCTTGGCTACACAGAGGTACCAGTGAAATTTTTCCCCTACAACCGGATTCTCAGGACCCGAGTGAAAATCTAGCTATTCGGCTCAAGCAAGCTGAGCGTCCCTTACGGATCAAGTTAGGTATAGACCCAACCGGTGCCGATCTCCACGTAGGTCATAGTATCCCAGTCAGAAAGCTACGGGCATTCCAAGATGCTGGTCATACCGCTGTCTTAATTATTGGTGACTTTACTGCTAGAATCGGTGACCCTACTGGCAAGTCTGAGGTGCGTCGCCAGTTGACACCAGCTCAGGTCAAGGAAAATGCTGAAACTTATCTGTCACAGGTGCGCCCTATTCTAGATTTTGATACCCCAGGACGGCTAGAAATTCGCTATAACTCTGAGTGGCTTAACCAGTTGGATTTGTCTGAGATTATTGAGTTGTTAGCCACTATGACCGTAGGGCAAATGCTGGCTAAGGAAGGGTTTGCTGAACGCTATCAAAAACAAAATCCTATTTTCCTCCATGAGTTTCTCTACCCATTGATGCAGGGCTATGATTCTGTGGCAGTTAAGGCTGATGTGGAGTTAGGGGGAACTGACCAAAAGTTTAATATTGCCTTGGGACGGGATTTACAACGGCATTTTGGACAATCTCCCCAGTTCGGCTTACTGCTGCCAATTTTGATTGGGACGGATGGGATACAGAAAATGTCTAAGTCTTTGGGGAATTATGTTGGCTTGTCAGATGATCCCCTGACCATGTACTCGAAGCTGGAGGGCACACCAGATCATCTGTTAAAGCAATATTTTGAGCTGTTGACTGATGTGCCATTGGATCAGCTTCCAGCACAGCCACGGGAGCAGCAAAAGCAATTGGCTCTGACTATTGTGACCCAATATCACGGTGAAGCAGCGGCAAAAGAAGCTCAGCAGGCAGCACTGAACTTAGTAAAGGGTAGCACTACTGGTACGGGGGATTCTGTGCCAGAATTTTCATTGTCTTCTGTGGAGTTTCCCGCTAAGTTGTTCTATATCCTTAAGGAGTCGGGTTTGTGCCAAAGTAGTGGCGAAGGAAGGCGACAGATTCAAGGGGGAGGTGTTAAGTTGGATGGCGATCGCATTTCAGTGGTTGACCAGACCTTTGATTCCCCTGATCAATTGGTGGGAAAGGTTTTGCAGGTGGGGAAAAAGAAGTTTGCCCGTTTAGTTAGTTGA
- the iscB gene encoding RNA-guided endonuclease IscB: protein MPNYVFVIDTNKQPLNPIPPKKARRLLDKGKAAVFRMYPFTIILKTAIDNPIVSPCQIKIDPGSKTTGFALVQNNQIIWGMELEHRGGLIKKKLESRKAVRHRRRNRHTRYRKPRFFNRKRSEGWLPPSLEHRVSTIETWVKRLTKFCPVNEIWVERVKFDTQKMQNPEMNGIQYQQGELAGYEVREYLLEKWGRECTYCGKQSVPLQIEHIHPKSFGGSNRVNNLCLACEKCNQRKGNKPIEEFLKKKPSLLQKIKTKAKQPLKDAAAVNATRNKLVKVLQNIKFVVTGTGAQTKYNRTRLGLPKEHWIDAACVGDIGTLVLKTSQPLLVTCKGQGGRQKAALNKYGYPVRHNPLKPIKGWVTGDIAKHQRLGIGKVTPRSKGSFGFTPLGMKGYKSCNPQDISAIHRKDGYTYSFCK from the coding sequence ATGCCAAACTATGTATTTGTTATTGACACAAACAAGCAGCCATTAAACCCTATTCCACCAAAGAAAGCTCGTCGGTTGTTAGACAAAGGTAAAGCGGCTGTTTTTCGGATGTACCCGTTCACGATCATCTTAAAAACAGCGATTGATAATCCAATTGTATCACCTTGTCAAATTAAGATTGATCCTGGTAGCAAAACAACTGGATTTGCTCTAGTCCAAAACAACCAAATCATTTGGGGAATGGAGTTAGAACATAGAGGAGGGTTGATCAAGAAAAAATTAGAGTCTAGAAAAGCTGTAAGGCACCGAAGACGTAATCGTCACACCCGTTACAGAAAGCCACGGTTTTTTAATCGCAAACGTTCAGAGGGTTGGCTCCCACCCAGCCTAGAACACAGGGTTTCGACTATTGAAACGTGGGTAAAGCGATTAACCAAGTTTTGTCCGGTCAATGAAATTTGGGTCGAAAGAGTTAAGTTTGATACCCAGAAAATGCAGAATCCCGAAATGAATGGTATTCAGTACCAACAAGGTGAACTAGCTGGCTACGAAGTTAGGGAGTACTTACTTGAGAAATGGGGAAGAGAATGTACCTATTGCGGTAAACAGTCTGTTCCCTTGCAGATCGAGCACATTCACCCAAAGTCATTTGGTGGAAGTAATCGAGTCAATAATCTCTGCTTAGCCTGCGAAAAATGTAATCAACGAAAAGGAAACAAACCTATAGAGGAATTCCTAAAAAAGAAGCCAAGTTTACTCCAAAAAATCAAAACTAAAGCCAAACAACCATTAAAGGATGCGGCAGCGGTAAATGCAACTCGTAACAAGTTAGTGAAAGTACTCCAAAATATCAAGTTTGTAGTTACTGGAACCGGAGCGCAGACCAAGTACAACCGGACTAGACTAGGTCTTCCTAAGGAGCACTGGATTGATGCTGCTTGCGTTGGGGATATTGGGACCTTAGTCTTGAAAACGTCTCAGCCACTGTTAGTTACTTGCAAAGGGCAGGGAGGCAGACAAAAAGCAGCACTCAACAAGTACGGTTACCCCGTCAGGCACAATCCATTAAAACCAATTAAGGGCTGGGTCACTGGAGACATAGCCAAACATCAAAGACTAGGTATAGGCAAGGTAACTCCTAGAAGTAAAGGCAGCTTTGGATTTACCCCGTTAGGAATGAAGGGCTATAAAAGTTGCAACCCTCAAGATATATCAGCAATACACCGAAAAGATGGATACACTTACAGTTTTTGCAAGTAA
- a CDS encoding transglycosylase domain-containing protein, which yields MSSSTIPQPQDRKNRKKKPSQVLQFVQGVAQVTGGTILGVTMLASSIVAGGLVGLATSFRNLPDVRMLRNYTPTETTYIYDVKGRPLVSLHGEANREVVEFGQINPQLKRAVLAIEDSRFFMHYGVNPNSVGRAFLANWRQGTVVEGGSTITMQLVKNLFLTRQRTFSRKITEAVLAIRVEQIFSKDEIMELYLNQIYWGHNNYGIETAARSYFVKPASELSLGESAMLAGLIQSPEEYSPFTNYSKAKERQAVVLRRMRDLGWITAAQEKEAKEQPLLIGKSTSWTTSKLPYVTEAAVVELKERFGQEAVTKGGMRVQTTVDYYFQKMAEKTVNRAHYTLRRRGLYDNQVALAAVDPRTHFVKAIVGGYSYEKSKFNRATQARRQPGSSFKPFVYYTAFATGKYAPGSTVYDTPVRYRDGRGYYRPKNYGGGYSGAMSIRTAIVQSSNVPAVKIGRRVGLDKVVDVVKTLGIKSPMQPVLSLPLGSVGVTPLEMAGAYATFANNGWHSDTTLIVRVTDSKGNVLLDNTPKPKLVLDQWAVSSLNHTLTGVINGGTGKSAHIGRQAAGKTGTTSSERDVWFVGYVPQMATAVWIGRDNNRPLGRGVTGGGYAAPIWRSFMLQALRREPVRYFPRPSKFKRPRSR from the coding sequence GTGTCATCTAGCACTATTCCACAACCACAAGATCGGAAAAATCGGAAAAAAAAGCCTTCACAAGTATTGCAGTTTGTGCAAGGGGTGGCTCAAGTAACTGGAGGGACTATCCTCGGGGTTACCATGTTAGCTAGCTCGATTGTAGCTGGTGGACTTGTGGGCTTAGCGACTAGCTTCCGTAACCTGCCAGATGTGCGCATGCTCCGGAACTACACACCGACAGAAACAACTTACATTTACGATGTCAAGGGTAGACCCCTAGTTAGCCTTCATGGGGAAGCGAATCGGGAAGTGGTCGAATTCGGCCAAATCAACCCTCAACTCAAGCGAGCTGTACTAGCTATAGAAGACAGTCGCTTCTTTATGCACTATGGGGTTAACCCCAATAGCGTCGGTCGTGCTTTCTTAGCCAACTGGAGGCAGGGGACAGTAGTAGAGGGGGGTTCTACGATCACCATGCAGTTGGTGAAAAACCTGTTTCTGACTCGGCAACGCACCTTTAGCCGTAAAATCACTGAAGCTGTACTTGCTATCCGAGTTGAGCAAATCTTCTCTAAAGACGAGATTATGGAATTGTACCTCAATCAAATCTATTGGGGTCACAATAACTATGGCATTGAAACAGCTGCCCGCAGCTACTTTGTTAAGCCAGCGTCTGAGCTATCCTTAGGGGAGTCAGCGATGTTGGCAGGGCTAATCCAGTCCCCAGAAGAATACAGTCCCTTCACCAACTACTCTAAAGCTAAAGAGCGACAAGCCGTTGTCTTAAGGCGGATGCGGGATTTGGGATGGATTACAGCAGCCCAAGAAAAAGAAGCCAAGGAACAGCCCCTGTTAATTGGCAAAAGTACTTCCTGGACAACCAGTAAATTGCCTTACGTCACAGAAGCTGCTGTGGTGGAGTTAAAAGAGCGATTTGGTCAGGAGGCGGTCACCAAAGGCGGAATGCGCGTTCAGACCACGGTTGACTACTACTTCCAAAAGATGGCAGAAAAGACCGTTAATCGTGCTCATTACACCCTGCGTCGCCGTGGACTTTACGATAATCAGGTGGCATTAGCCGCCGTTGACCCCCGTACCCATTTTGTGAAAGCGATAGTCGGGGGGTACAGCTATGAAAAGAGCAAATTCAACCGTGCTACTCAAGCTCGACGTCAGCCTGGGTCATCCTTTAAGCCATTTGTTTACTATACGGCCTTTGCCACGGGTAAATATGCCCCTGGTTCCACTGTTTACGATACCCCCGTTCGCTATCGAGATGGTAGAGGCTATTACAGACCCAAAAACTATGGTGGTGGCTACTCTGGTGCCATGAGCATTCGCACCGCAATTGTTCAATCGAGCAATGTGCCAGCGGTAAAGATTGGCAGGAGAGTGGGACTGGATAAAGTCGTTGATGTGGTTAAGACCCTTGGGATTAAGAGTCCCATGCAACCAGTGTTATCCTTACCCCTAGGGTCAGTTGGGGTAACACCATTGGAAATGGCAGGAGCCTATGCTACCTTTGCCAATAATGGCTGGCACTCTGACACTACTTTAATTGTCCGAGTGACCGATAGTAAAGGCAATGTGCTGCTAGATAATACCCCTAAGCCTAAGCTGGTGCTAGATCAATGGGCGGTTTCTTCCCTTAACCATACCCTAACCGGTGTCATTAACGGAGGTACCGGAAAATCTGCCCACATCGGGCGTCAGGCGGCAGGTAAAACCGGAACAACCTCTTCAGAGCGAGATGTATGGTTTGTGGGATATGTACCCCAGATGGCTACCGCAGTTTGGATTGGTCGAGACAACAACCGACCCCTTGGGCGAGGGGTAACAGGTGGCGGTTATGCCGCACCGATCTGGCGGAGTTTTATGCTTCAGGCTTTGCGGAGGGAACCAGTGAGATACTTCCCTCGACCCTCAAAATTTAAGCGTCCTCGATCCAGATAA
- a CDS encoding DUF1825 family protein yields MGFFDSEIVQKEAKQLFEDYQDLIKLGNDYGKFDREGKKIFIDQMEQMMERYRIFMKRFELSDDFMAQMTIEQLNTQLGQFGITPQQMFDQMNMTLERMKSDVEKQS; encoded by the coding sequence ATGGGTTTTTTTGATTCGGAAATTGTCCAAAAAGAGGCAAAACAGCTGTTTGAAGATTACCAAGACCTGATTAAATTGGGCAACGACTATGGCAAATTTGACCGTGAAGGCAAAAAGATTTTCATCGATCAGATGGAACAGATGATGGAGCGCTATCGAATTTTTATGAAGCGCTTCGAGTTATCCGATGACTTCATGGCTCAGATGACCATAGAGCAGCTCAATACTCAGTTAGGTCAGTTTGGGATCACCCCTCAGCAGATGTTTGACCAGATGAACATGACATTGGAGCGGATGAAGTCAGACGTAGAGAAGCAATCGTAG
- a CDS encoding NINE protein, giving the protein MTVFGSPPSYSTRVKASMLSKPKSRKVASLLALSGVVIPVCGLHKFYLGQPFWGVMYLLLCWTPIPRIASAIEGVWYLLQSQDQFDLNFNLGIESTVSSSDNPSTGIDPAKVGEIADALRQLDSLRQEGLVSEYEFEQKRRQLLDLIA; this is encoded by the coding sequence TTGACAGTTTTTGGATCTCCACCAAGCTATTCAACGCGGGTCAAAGCAAGTATGTTGAGCAAGCCAAAAAGCCGCAAAGTCGCTTCCCTACTGGCATTGAGTGGGGTAGTGATCCCCGTTTGTGGATTACACAAATTTTATCTCGGACAACCCTTTTGGGGAGTAATGTACTTACTCCTGTGTTGGACACCTATTCCTCGAATTGCCAGTGCTATAGAGGGGGTGTGGTATTTACTACAAAGTCAAGATCAGTTTGACCTCAATTTTAACCTCGGTATTGAGTCTACAGTATCTTCCTCAGACAATCCATCGACTGGGATTGACCCGGCCAAGGTCGGGGAAATTGCCGATGCCCTAAGACAGCTAGACAGCCTGCGTCAGGAGGGACTAGTGTCTGAGTATGAATTTGAACAAAAACGTCGTCAATTACTTGACCTAATTGCTTGA
- a CDS encoding ComEA family DNA-binding protein — MAIFDWLSPKTRQTPNQQSIQQRIKRDPYYRLQSTEEIAVAAKLGLTIDVNQAGVDDWLRLPGISIHQARTLFELTSSGVQFCCLDDLAAALGWSVQRLIPLQPILRFCYYDPESLVTPGLVNPNTASLEQLTKIPAVDLFLARAIMQNRFDGGPYRNLADLQRRLELNPQLTSELMYYLIF, encoded by the coding sequence ATGGCAATTTTTGATTGGCTATCACCCAAGACTCGACAAACCCCGAATCAGCAATCAATTCAGCAAAGGATAAAGCGTGACCCCTACTATCGGCTACAATCCACAGAAGAAATTGCTGTAGCTGCCAAATTGGGGCTCACCATTGATGTCAATCAAGCTGGTGTGGATGATTGGCTGAGATTGCCAGGGATATCTATCCATCAGGCACGGACGCTTTTTGAACTGACCAGCAGTGGTGTGCAATTTTGCTGCTTAGACGATTTGGCAGCTGCCCTAGGTTGGTCCGTACAACGTCTGATACCCTTGCAACCAATTTTGAGGTTTTGTTACTACGATCCTGAGAGTTTAGTTACCCCTGGGCTAGTCAACCCTAACACCGCATCTCTAGAACAGTTGACGAAAATTCCAGCAGTGGACTTGTTTTTAGCTAGAGCGATCATGCAAAATCGCTTTGATGGTGGCCCATACCGTAATTTAGCTGACCTTCAACGACGCCTTGAGCTTAATCCTCAGCTGACATCTGAGTTAATGTACTATTTAATCTTTTGA